Proteins encoded together in one Desulfovibrio sp. UCD-KL4C window:
- a CDS encoding SLC13 family permease: MPITPEIVLVLGVLFFVILLFVFEWVRVDVVGIIVMVGLPVLGLVTPQEAFSGLSSNAVVAIIAVIIMGAGLDKTGIMNRLARLIITLAGKSESRVSVMISGTVAIISGFMQNIGAAALFMPAASRIAMQTGIPVAHILLPMAYCAIIGGTLTLVGSSPLILLNDLLLVVGGGKYEPFGMFSMSPIGIILVITALIYFLVFGKKILPVSKRRDVRGPLSPLLDITYHNIGNVYEMVIPKKGIEEKSLIDLQIRAKYACTVVASYNHITHKRNVAPLPEDLLSPGDSLAVVGMDMYIEKLSADLGWICKGELNVFADELSPNNAGIMEGLVTPRSRLVGKTVGEFQFRHKYGVTPLALFAGREMIVSDLSNRVVEEGNALLLHGKWSAFHLLKDQNDLVFTETIQGEIVREDKALWALGCLVTSLFMILVLNVTLSLALFVGALGMILGKVLTIDEAYQSVDWMTVFLLAGLIPLGIAFENTGAASLIAETLMGILGVPSLTVLLFSIAVLTSFFTLFTSNVGATVLLVPLGMNLALACGYDPRVAAMTVALAASNTFVLPTHQVNALVMRPAGLKPVDYLRAGAGMTLLYLIVLVAGMIFFF, translated from the coding sequence ATGCCGATCACTCCTGAAATCGTACTTGTGCTGGGTGTATTGTTCTTTGTTATATTGTTGTTTGTTTTTGAATGGGTTCGTGTTGATGTGGTGGGAATTATCGTTATGGTTGGGTTGCCTGTTCTTGGTCTTGTCACTCCGCAGGAGGCGTTCAGCGGGCTTAGCAGTAATGCTGTTGTGGCGATAATAGCTGTTATAATTATGGGTGCTGGTCTGGATAAAACCGGAATAATGAATCGGTTGGCGAGATTAATCATAACGTTAGCAGGGAAGAGCGAGAGCCGTGTCAGTGTTATGATTTCCGGAACTGTGGCTATTATTTCAGGGTTCATGCAGAATATTGGAGCTGCGGCCTTGTTTATGCCTGCGGCAAGCCGGATTGCGATGCAGACAGGTATTCCAGTTGCGCATATTCTGCTGCCAATGGCGTATTGCGCAATAATCGGTGGTACTTTGACATTGGTCGGCTCCAGTCCGCTTATCTTGCTTAATGATTTGCTGCTGGTTGTCGGGGGGGGGAAGTATGAGCCTTTCGGGATGTTCAGCATGAGTCCCATAGGAATCATATTAGTTATTACTGCTCTTATTTATTTTTTAGTATTTGGAAAAAAGATTCTGCCTGTCAGTAAGAGAAGGGACGTTAGAGGTCCTCTTTCACCTCTGCTTGATATAACTTACCACAATATTGGAAATGTTTATGAAATGGTTATTCCTAAAAAGGGGATTGAAGAAAAGTCTCTGATCGATTTACAGATACGTGCTAAGTATGCCTGCACTGTAGTAGCTTCTTATAATCATATCACTCATAAGCGAAATGTCGCTCCTTTGCCAGAGGATTTGCTCAGCCCTGGTGATAGTCTGGCTGTAGTTGGTATGGATATGTACATAGAAAAATTGTCTGCTGATTTAGGTTGGATCTGCAAAGGTGAACTTAATGTTTTTGCCGATGAACTTTCCCCGAATAACGCTGGTATTATGGAAGGTCTTGTCACTCCTCGCTCACGGCTTGTGGGAAAAACAGTGGGAGAATTTCAGTTTCGTCATAAATACGGTGTAACTCCACTGGCATTGTTTGCTGGACGTGAAATGATCGTAAGTGATTTGTCTAATCGAGTAGTTGAAGAAGGAAATGCTCTGCTTTTACACGGAAAGTGGAGTGCATTTCATCTGTTAAAGGATCAAAATGATCTTGTTTTTACCGAAACGATTCAAGGTGAAATTGTAAGGGAAGACAAAGCTCTGTGGGCTCTTGGATGTCTTGTAACCTCTTTGTTCATGATTTTGGTCCTTAATGTAACACTGTCATTGGCTTTGTTTGTTGGGGCATTGGGGATGATATTGGGTAAAGTTTTAACGATAGATGAAGCTTACCAGTCTGTGGATTGGATGACTGTTTTTTTGCTTGCCGGGCTAATACCGCTTGGTATTGCTTTTGAGAATACCGGGGCTGCAAGTTTAATTGCGGAAACCTTGATGGGGATACTCGGAGTGCCTTCTCTTACGGTACTTTTGTTCAGCATTGCTGTGCTGACTTCTTTTTTTACTCTTTTCACTTCTAATGTAGGGGCGACTGTACTGCTTGTGCCGTTGGGGATGAATCTTGCTTTGGCATGCGGCTATGATCCCAGAGTCGCCGCCATGACTGTAGCTCTGGCGGCTTCAAATACTTTTGTGCTGCCAACTCATCAGGTTAATGCTCTGGTGATGCGTCCTGCAGGTCTTAAACCTGTTGATTACCTTCGGGCTGGAGCAGGAATGACTTTGCTCTATTTAATAGTGCTGGTAGCTGGTATGATATTTTTCTTTTGA
- a CDS encoding immunity 17 family protein, with amino-acid sequence MDKQTFTQIFFMAVGLFSVLGAFFEWGFFFNSRKAKLVTKVLGRTGAKIFYIVIGIALFTIAFLAFINVIDIHLLLGRRH; translated from the coding sequence ATGGACAAACAAACATTTACACAAATCTTTTTCATGGCCGTAGGTCTCTTTTCTGTTCTAGGAGCTTTCTTTGAATGGGGTTTCTTCTTCAACAGCAGAAAAGCTAAACTTGTTACTAAAGTTTTGGGCAGAACAGGCGCCAAAATATTCTACATAGTTATCGGTATTGCATTATTTACTATAGCTTTTTTAGCTTTTATCAATGTGATTGATATTCACTTGCTACTTGGAAGAAGACATTAG